In Arsenicicoccus sp. oral taxon 190, the following are encoded in one genomic region:
- the mfd gene encoding transcription-repair coupling factor, whose protein sequence is MPLPALLDVLARDATVRRVLQEVGAEQLVDVAAATGSRAPLLALLEQRAPVLAVTATGREADDLAAALRCFLPHDAVAEFPSWETLPHERLSPRSDTVGRRLAVLRRLAHPAADDPAYGPVRVLVASVRALIQPIATGLGELEPVALQPGDERPLEDVVEALVGAAYARTDLVERRGEFAVRGGILDVFPPTEEHPLRVEFWGDTVEEIRWFRVADQRSLEVSGHGLWAPPCREILLTDAVRERARALAPQLPGVADLLDKVAEGIAVEGMESLGPALVDGMESLLDTLPQGTHVVVCDPERVRTRARDLVATSQEFLEASWANAAAGSAVPVDLQSTLGTASYWSLGQVREHALATGRPWWTLTPFAADTELSELMDSPDETVSFTVPTTDTPSYRGDREAVSADLAGWLHDGRQVLVVTEGPGLARRLVELLGEGGLAARLLEPDAPLEAGVASITCGSLGRGFVCDSVDLVVLTEADLTGSGGRAATTKDMRKLPSRRRNQVDPLQLKPGDFVVHEQHGVGRFVEMTQRTVGGATREYLVLEYASSRRGQPGDRLFVPTDQLDQVTRYVGGEQPTLSKMGGSDWQKTKSRAKKFVKQIAGELIRLYSARMATPGHAFGPDTPWQRELEDAFAYVETPDQLSSIDEVKEDMQKSVPMDRLICGDVGYGKTEIAVRAAFKAIQDGKQVAVLVPTTLLVQQHYNTFSERYAQFPVTVKALSRFQSDKEAKEVLAGLADGSVDLVIGTHRLLSKEISFKDIGLVIIDEEQRFGVEHKEQLKALRTSVDVLAMSATPIPRTLEMAVTGIREMSTLATPPEERHPVLTYVGAYDERQVVAAIRRELLREGQVFLVHNKVSTIERAASRLRELVPEARIETAHGQMGEHRLEQVVLDFWERKFDVLVCTTIVETGLDISSANTLIVERADMLGLSQLHQLRGRVGRGRERAYAYFLYPPEKPLTETAHDRLQTIASHTDLGAGMQVAMKDLEIRGAGNLLGGEQSGHIAGVGFDLYVRMVGEAVADFRGDDAAAQPMEIKIELPVDAHLPHEYVPGERLRLEAYKKLAVVEDEAALADIVAELTDRYGTPPPAVDNLIAVARLRTVARRAKVNDIAVQGKFVRFGPVELRDSQRLRLMRLYPGTVIKEAQHQLLVPAPMTARVGGKVLRDVDILRWAADLLQAVLLDDIAAAATAAERQRD, encoded by the coding sequence ATGCCCCTGCCCGCGCTCCTCGACGTCCTCGCCCGTGACGCCACCGTGCGCCGCGTGCTGCAGGAGGTCGGCGCCGAGCAGCTGGTCGACGTCGCCGCCGCCACCGGCTCCCGGGCCCCGCTGCTCGCCCTGCTGGAGCAGCGCGCGCCGGTGCTGGCCGTCACCGCCACGGGGCGCGAGGCCGACGACCTCGCCGCGGCGCTGCGGTGCTTCCTGCCGCACGACGCGGTGGCGGAGTTCCCGAGCTGGGAGACCCTGCCCCACGAGCGGCTGAGCCCGCGCTCGGACACCGTGGGGCGCCGCCTCGCCGTGCTGCGGCGGCTCGCGCACCCGGCGGCCGACGACCCGGCATACGGGCCGGTGCGGGTGCTGGTGGCCTCGGTCCGGGCGCTGATCCAGCCGATCGCGACCGGCCTGGGTGAGCTGGAGCCGGTCGCCCTGCAGCCGGGGGACGAGCGGCCGCTGGAGGACGTGGTCGAGGCGCTGGTGGGCGCGGCCTACGCGCGCACCGACCTGGTCGAGCGGCGCGGCGAGTTCGCGGTCCGCGGCGGGATCCTCGACGTCTTCCCGCCCACCGAGGAGCACCCGCTGCGCGTGGAGTTCTGGGGCGACACGGTCGAGGAGATCCGGTGGTTCCGGGTCGCCGACCAGCGCAGCCTCGAGGTGTCCGGCCACGGCCTGTGGGCCCCGCCGTGCCGCGAGATCCTGCTGACCGACGCGGTGCGCGAGCGCGCCCGCGCCCTGGCGCCGCAGCTGCCCGGCGTCGCCGACCTGCTCGACAAGGTCGCCGAGGGCATCGCCGTGGAGGGGATGGAGTCGCTCGGCCCCGCCCTGGTCGACGGGATGGAGAGCCTGCTGGATACCCTCCCGCAGGGCACCCACGTGGTCGTGTGCGACCCCGAGCGGGTGCGCACCCGGGCCCGTGACCTGGTGGCGACCAGCCAGGAGTTCCTGGAGGCCAGCTGGGCCAACGCCGCCGCCGGCAGCGCGGTCCCCGTCGACCTGCAGAGCACCCTCGGCACCGCCTCCTACTGGAGCCTCGGCCAGGTGCGCGAGCACGCCCTCGCCACCGGGCGGCCGTGGTGGACCCTGACCCCCTTCGCCGCGGACACGGAGCTGTCGGAGCTGATGGACAGTCCCGACGAGACGGTGAGCTTCACGGTCCCGACGACGGACACGCCCTCCTACCGGGGGGACCGGGAGGCGGTCAGCGCCGACCTCGCGGGCTGGCTGCACGACGGGCGGCAGGTGCTTGTCGTCACCGAGGGCCCGGGGCTCGCGCGGCGGCTCGTCGAGCTGCTCGGCGAGGGTGGGCTGGCCGCGCGGCTGCTCGAGCCCGACGCCCCGCTCGAGGCCGGCGTCGCGAGCATCACCTGCGGCTCGCTGGGGCGCGGGTTCGTCTGCGACAGCGTCGATCTCGTGGTGCTGACCGAGGCCGACCTGACCGGCTCGGGCGGCCGGGCCGCCACCACCAAGGACATGCGCAAGCTGCCCAGCCGCCGTCGCAACCAGGTCGACCCGCTGCAGCTCAAGCCCGGCGACTTCGTGGTCCACGAGCAGCACGGTGTCGGGCGCTTCGTGGAGATGACGCAGCGCACCGTCGGCGGGGCCACCCGCGAGTACCTCGTGCTGGAGTACGCCTCCTCCCGGCGCGGCCAGCCCGGCGACCGGCTCTTCGTGCCCACCGACCAGCTCGACCAGGTCACCCGCTACGTCGGTGGCGAGCAGCCCACGCTGTCCAAGATGGGCGGCTCGGACTGGCAGAAGACCAAGTCCCGGGCCAAGAAGTTCGTCAAGCAGATCGCCGGCGAGCTCATCCGGCTCTACAGCGCCCGTATGGCGACCCCCGGTCACGCCTTCGGACCGGACACCCCCTGGCAGCGCGAGCTCGAGGACGCCTTCGCCTACGTCGAGACCCCGGACCAGCTGAGCAGCATCGACGAGGTCAAGGAGGACATGCAGAAGTCCGTCCCCATGGACCGGCTGATCTGCGGTGACGTCGGCTACGGCAAGACCGAGATCGCGGTCCGGGCGGCCTTCAAGGCGATCCAGGACGGCAAGCAGGTCGCGGTGCTGGTCCCCACCACGCTGCTGGTGCAGCAGCACTACAACACCTTCTCCGAGCGCTACGCGCAGTTCCCGGTGACGGTCAAGGCGCTGTCCCGGTTCCAGTCCGACAAAGAGGCCAAGGAGGTGCTGGCCGGGCTCGCGGACGGGTCCGTGGACCTGGTCATCGGCACCCACCGGCTGCTGTCCAAGGAGATCTCCTTCAAGGACATCGGGCTCGTGATCATCGACGAGGAGCAGCGCTTCGGAGTCGAGCACAAGGAGCAGCTCAAGGCGCTGCGCACCTCGGTCGACGTGCTCGCCATGAGCGCGACCCCCATCCCGCGGACCCTGGAGATGGCCGTCACCGGGATCCGCGAGATGTCCACGCTCGCCACCCCGCCCGAGGAGCGCCACCCCGTCCTCACCTACGTCGGGGCCTACGACGAGCGGCAGGTGGTCGCCGCCATACGTCGCGAGCTGTTGCGCGAGGGGCAGGTCTTCCTCGTCCACAACAAGGTGTCCACCATCGAGCGGGCCGCGTCGCGGCTGCGCGAGCTGGTGCCGGAGGCGCGCATCGAGACGGCGCACGGCCAGATGGGGGAGCACCGCCTCGAGCAGGTCGTGCTGGACTTCTGGGAGCGCAAGTTCGACGTGCTGGTGTGCACCACGATCGTCGAGACGGGCCTGGACATCTCCAGCGCCAACACCCTCATCGTCGAGCGCGCCGACATGCTCGGGCTGTCCCAGCTGCACCAGCTGCGGGGCCGGGTCGGGCGTGGGCGGGAGCGGGCCTACGCCTACTTCCTCTACCCCCCGGAGAAGCCGCTCACCGAGACGGCGCACGACCGGCTGCAGACCATCGCCAGCCACACCGACCTCGGCGCCGGCATGCAGGTGGCGATGAAGGACCTCGAGATCCGCGGCGCGGGCAACCTGCTCGGCGGCGAGCAGTCCGGGCACATCGCGGGCGTCGGGTTCGACCTCTACGTGCGGATGGTGGGGGAGGCCGTGGCCGACTTCCGCGGGGACGACGCGGCCGCGCAGCCGATGGAGATCAAGATCGAGCTGCCGGTCGATGCGCACCTGCCCCACGAGTACGTCCCCGGCGAGCGGCTGCGGCTGGAGGCCTACAAGAAGCTCGCGGTCGTCGAGGACGAGGCCGCCCTCGCGGACATCGTCGCCGAGCTCACCGACCGCTACGGCACGCCGCCGCCCGCGGTGGACAACCTGATCGCGGTGGCGCGCCTGCGCACCGTCGCCCGCCGGGCCAAGGTCAACGACATCGCGGTGCAGGGCAAGTTCGTGCGGTTCGGGCCGGTCGAGCTGCGCGACAGCCAACGGCTGCGGCTGATGCGGCTCTACCCGGGCACCGTGATCAAGGAGGCCCAGCACCAGCTCCTCGTCCCGGCGCCCATGACGGCGCGGGTGGGCGGCAAGGTGCTGCGCGACGTGGACATCCTGCGCTGGGCGGCCGACCTGCTCCAGGCGGTGCTGCTCGACGACATCGCTGCGGCCGCCACAGCGGCGGAGCGTCAGCGAGACTGA
- a CDS encoding acyl carrier protein, which translates to MSVDTLSTTIRTALAEAGRLKADAREIPADADLYAAGLTSHATVNVVLELEDALDIEIPDELLVKSTFVSVGALHDALEPLVEQ; encoded by the coding sequence ATGTCCGTCGACACCCTGTCCACCACCATCCGCACCGCCCTGGCCGAGGCCGGCCGACTCAAGGCCGACGCCCGGGAGATCCCCGCCGACGCCGACCTCTACGCCGCCGGGCTGACCTCCCACGCGACGGTCAACGTGGTGCTGGAGCTCGAGGACGCCCTCGACATCGAGATCCCCGACGAGCTGCTGGTGAAGTCGACCTTCGTGTCGGTGGGTGCGCTGCACGACGCGCTCGAGCCGCTGGTGGAGCAGTGA